The uncultured Methanomethylovorans sp. genome contains a region encoding:
- a CDS encoding TatD family nuclease-associated radical SAM protein, translated as MYIFVYGTLMRGCVSHDLMENAVFICKARTSKKYAMLDLGPFPGVLQNRNISFINGEIYNIDKQLLCKLDEYEGNWYFRSEVELDNGMDAQMYFLKDIPSTVKEASFVIPSGIWEDKRGDYIKTVIGNILQTNGTLPQGHKDTLAYEVHNNLYLNITNKCSASCTFCIRDVCDGVYGYDLWLSTDPTFEEMLSHLNSLDLHKYKEIVFTGFGEPTSSFSILLAITKWLHEQGIKVRLDTNGHAALINPGIDVVGELKKAGLSAVSISLNAQNEELYNQLCRPKYAGSYQAMLTFTRQCIAVGISTRMTVVKVPEIDIEACEQIATEMGASFFAR; from the coding sequence ATGTATATTTTTGTATATGGCACATTAATGCGCGGCTGCGTGAGCCATGATCTTATGGAAAATGCAGTATTCATATGCAAAGCCCGGACATCCAAAAAATATGCAATGTTAGATCTTGGTCCTTTTCCAGGTGTGCTGCAGAATCGAAACATATCTTTTATTAATGGTGAAATATATAATATAGATAAGCAGTTATTATGCAAGCTTGATGAGTATGAAGGCAACTGGTACTTCAGGTCAGAAGTGGAACTGGACAACGGCATGGATGCCCAGATGTATTTCCTTAAAGATATACCATCCACGGTGAAGGAAGCAAGCTTTGTAATTCCTTCTGGTATATGGGAGGATAAAAGGGGTGATTACATAAAAACAGTTATAGGAAACATTCTTCAAACTAATGGAACCCTTCCTCAAGGGCATAAGGACACTCTGGCCTATGAGGTTCACAATAACCTCTACCTGAACATCACTAACAAGTGCAGTGCAAGCTGCACTTTTTGTATAAGGGATGTATGTGACGGCGTATATGGCTATGACTTATGGCTATCCACAGATCCAACCTTTGAAGAAATGCTCAGCCACCTCAATTCTCTGGACCTGCATAAATATAAGGAAATTGTCTTTACGGGTTTTGGCGAGCCAACTTCCAGTTTCTCAATTCTGCTTGCTATCACAAAATGGCTGCATGAACAGGGAATAAAGGTACGTCTTGATACCAATGGCCATGCGGCATTAATAAATCCCGGCATCGACGTTGTGGGAGAACTTAAAAAAGCAGGGTTGAGTGCAGTTTCTATAAGTCTGAATGCTCAGAACGAGGAACTGTATAACCAGCTTTGCAGACCTAAATATGCCGGTTCATATCAGGCTATGCTCACATTTACACGCCAGTGCATTGCTGTAGGTATCAGTACCCGCATGACAGTTGTCAAAGTGCCCGAGATCGATATTGAAGCCTGTGAGCAAATAGCAACAGAAATGGGAGCCAGTTTTTTTGCAAGATAA
- a CDS encoding geranylgeranyl reductase family protein: MIPEKSYDVIIIGAGPAGSTAATYAAQRGMSVLLVDKKKDIGVPLQCGGFLPHLETLKELIPGANLPFTLEEYPSSCVHATTSFQRFIAPNGVSKGFEVQGDALDRRRFDKHLATVAAKAGAHLLIATNVLEVTGTIVTMDGAFGRYEVEGKVIIGADGPNSMVAASKGMLREPDPMGISTAFEYELSGVNVDKEAVEMYFGKDYVPGGYAWIISQGDDRANIGVGIREALFAEHMCARDYLNRFMHKHPIASEKLKEGTILSVISGLVPVGGAPKITATKDTLIAGDAAGHLIATNGGGISTSMVGGKIAGESAADFLEGKCKLEEYDTRWRVQMGMEIRTAVYVRKLMDKLMLSDSMMNIAIKTISLHK, translated from the coding sequence ATGATACCTGAAAAATCCTATGATGTCATTATAATAGGAGCTGGTCCAGCCGGTTCCACTGCCGCTACCTATGCAGCCCAGCGTGGTATGTCCGTTCTATTGGTCGATAAGAAAAAAGATATTGGTGTTCCCCTGCAATGTGGTGGCTTCCTGCCACATCTTGAAACACTTAAGGAACTAATTCCAGGTGCAAACCTTCCCTTCACACTTGAGGAATATCCTTCCAGTTGCGTACATGCTACAACTTCTTTTCAGCGGTTCATAGCACCCAATGGCGTATCTAAAGGTTTTGAGGTACAGGGGGATGCACTTGACAGGCGCAGGTTCGATAAGCACCTTGCCACGGTTGCTGCAAAAGCAGGTGCACACCTTCTCATCGCAACCAATGTGCTGGAAGTTACCGGGACCATAGTGACAATGGATGGAGCATTCGGCAGATATGAAGTAGAAGGAAAGGTCATAATTGGTGCGGATGGTCCAAATTCAATGGTGGCCGCTTCAAAGGGCATGCTAAGAGAACCAGATCCCATGGGAATAAGCACAGCATTCGAATATGAGCTATCAGGTGTAAATGTAGATAAAGAAGCCGTAGAAATGTATTTTGGGAAAGATTATGTTCCCGGTGGCTATGCCTGGATTATATCCCAGGGTGACGACAGAGCTAATATTGGCGTGGGTATCCGGGAAGCTCTCTTTGCAGAACACATGTGTGCAAGAGATTATCTGAACAGGTTCATGCATAAACATCCCATTGCCAGTGAAAAGTTAAAGGAAGGCACCATCTTATCGGTGATCTCGGGACTTGTACCTGTAGGAGGAGCACCCAAGATCACTGCCACAAAAGACACTCTAATTGCAGGAGATGCTGCAGGTCATCTCATTGCCACCAATGGTGGAGGCATATCCACATCAATGGTTGGAGGTAAAATTGCCGGAGAATCTGCTGCTGATTTTCTGGAAGGGAAATGTAAACTTGAAGAATATGATACTAGGTGGCGTGTGCAAATGGGGATGGAAATAAGGACTGCGGTCTACGTACGAAAATTAATGGATAAGCTCATGCTTTCGGATAGCATGATGAACATAGCTATCAAGACCATCTCCCTACACAAATGA
- a CDS encoding Vms1/Ankzf1 family peptidyl-tRNA hydrolase, whose product MHTLQNLQSIISNDLVSVTEIDIRVLSEMSSEKPVYVSIYLPTSGKENDHLNKLFVESRIKAIRKALPTSLLDQFEKTYSMIEEWLLEKPVSGEKGRIIFACFECSFLQVYRIAVETDNYLVVDTSPFILPLGRLRADFEDYGILLVDSREAKFFCIRSDIIKEHKHLSTDLMNKHKKGGWSQMRFNHLRKGAIKSFLSEVINNIHDTCDQFPTKGIVIAGPGEAKHQLIEMLPKEVKQKLLGVMDIPMNIASNELVAAGDEILHEDEMSTSKRRAEEFRREILRGGLAVHGLKSVKESLEQGKVNVLFILQGLSVPGWICKKCHNLQASAKIPTECKACSGHILVVNVLEKLFELAQKTGAEVEFVKPEELLDSTDIVAALLRY is encoded by the coding sequence ATGCATACTTTACAAAACCTACAAAGCATAATTTCCAACGATCTTGTATCTGTTACAGAGATAGATATTAGGGTACTTAGTGAAATGTCTAGTGAAAAACCAGTCTATGTGTCTATCTATTTGCCAACATCAGGTAAAGAAAATGATCATTTGAACAAGTTGTTTGTAGAATCACGCATAAAAGCTATCAGAAAAGCTTTGCCTACTTCTCTCTTGGATCAATTCGAGAAAACCTATTCCATGATTGAGGAATGGCTGTTAGAGAAGCCTGTTTCCGGAGAGAAAGGAAGAATCATTTTTGCATGTTTTGAGTGTTCTTTCTTGCAGGTGTACCGGATAGCCGTAGAAACGGATAATTATCTAGTTGTAGACACCTCGCCTTTCATATTACCGCTTGGAAGGCTGCGGGCAGATTTTGAAGATTATGGCATCTTGCTTGTGGATTCCAGAGAGGCAAAATTCTTCTGCATACGCTCTGATATTATAAAGGAACATAAACATCTGTCCACCGACCTGATGAACAAACATAAAAAAGGCGGTTGGAGTCAGATGCGTTTCAATCACCTGAGAAAAGGAGCAATTAAGTCCTTCCTTTCGGAAGTGATAAACAATATTCATGATACTTGTGATCAATTTCCTACAAAGGGTATTGTAATTGCGGGACCTGGGGAAGCGAAACATCAACTTATTGAGATGCTTCCAAAGGAAGTGAAACAAAAGCTACTTGGAGTTATGGACATTCCCATGAATATTGCAAGTAATGAACTTGTGGCAGCAGGCGATGAAATATTGCACGAAGATGAAATGTCCACCTCAAAAAGAAGAGCTGAAGAATTCAGACGCGAGATACTTCGAGGTGGACTGGCAGTACATGGCCTAAAATCTGTAAAAGAGAGCCTGGAACAGGGAAAAGTCAATGTTCTTTTTATACTTCAAGGCCTTTCAGTGCCTGGTTGGATATGTAAAAAATGCCATAACTTACAGGCAAGTGCTAAAATTCCAACAGAGTGTAAAGCATGTAGTGGACACATATTAGTTGTCAATGTGCTGGAAAAATTATTTGAGCTGGCACAGAAAACAGGGGCTGAGGTTGAATTTGTAAAGCCTGAAGAACTTTTGGACTCTACAGATATCGTGGCTGCATTGTTAAGATACTGA
- a CDS encoding DHH family phosphoesterase encodes MKPFQQDHAIETIIFTHGDSDGICSGAIAKSAYPDAQVYFTSPVSMLKKLYLAKGYKRVIICDIAIDERTSIELLQRLKEVAKESDLIYIDHHPVPESGWNENWLHNDPCACSSELTYKVLAHRLNRDVRRVAIYGAIGDYADDSDSVKLWCEDWDKRTLFFEAGALIQAIIYAGREFDFKRYLVEHLAKDRLPSDLPEVLEFAKNCSELEEQLRLRIRKQVKSLQNLAYVIDPKGYKSKSAIYAAAYGQRKVGGSAEYRQTKHSYDISFRSRSPVDLNLILRDLAPRYGGTGGGLAEAAGARIPVANFQNFLNDLDIRIGEEEKRLKEGNNTNKCH; translated from the coding sequence ATGAAACCTTTTCAACAAGATCATGCTATTGAAACTATAATCTTCACTCATGGAGATTCGGATGGTATATGTTCCGGTGCTATTGCAAAAAGTGCCTATCCTGACGCACAGGTATACTTCACAAGTCCTGTAAGCATGCTGAAAAAACTATATCTGGCAAAAGGATACAAACGAGTGATCATTTGCGATATCGCTATTGATGAGCGAACCAGCATAGAACTGCTCCAGAGGCTTAAAGAAGTGGCTAAGGAAAGCGACCTTATCTATATAGACCATCATCCTGTACCTGAGAGCGGCTGGAATGAAAATTGGTTGCACAATGATCCATGTGCTTGTTCTTCTGAACTCACCTACAAGGTACTAGCCCATCGGTTAAACCGGGATGTGCGCAGAGTAGCCATCTATGGAGCTATAGGAGATTATGCAGATGATAGCGATTCGGTGAAACTCTGGTGCGAGGACTGGGATAAAAGGACATTGTTCTTTGAAGCCGGTGCACTTATACAGGCAATAATATATGCAGGTCGTGAATTTGATTTCAAAAGGTATCTGGTAGAACACCTTGCAAAAGATCGTCTTCCTTCTGATCTTCCTGAAGTACTTGAATTCGCAAAAAATTGCTCCGAACTTGAAGAACAGTTGAGGTTGCGTATAAGAAAACAGGTAAAAAGCCTTCAGAACTTAGCCTATGTAATTGACCCAAAGGGGTACAAGTCCAAATCTGCAATATACGCTGCTGCTTATGGCCAGAGAAAAGTGGGAGGCTCTGCAGAATACCGACAAACAAAACATTCCTATGATATTAGTTTCCGTTCACGCAGTCCAGTTGATCTTAACCTCATTTTGCGGGACCTAGCTCCAAGATATGGCGGAACAGGAGGGGGACTGGCGGAGGCCGCTGGTGCAAGGATACCTGTAGCTAACTTCCAGAATTTTCTTAATGACTTGGATATCAGGATAGGGGAAGAAGAAAAGAGATTAAAGGAAGGAAATAATACCAATAAATGCCACTAA
- the engB gene encoding GTP-binding protein EngB, translating to MKNKPDLTDGAGFEIVFVGRSNVGKSSIIRKLTGGKVKVGKRPGVTLKPTHVRLDDLLVTDMPGFGFMSGVKERKQDIVKDRIVHYIEDNADRIDIAVLVVDGSAFLDIVARWEERNEIPVDIELFKFLNEVGISTILAINKMDKIEEDMVNHVLDGIVEKLGLPSPWDMWQEAVVPVSAKQDDLKKLSLCIRQRMHVAKRDDLFRHIH from the coding sequence ATGAAAAATAAACCGGACCTTACTGATGGCGCTGGATTTGAAATAGTTTTTGTCGGCAGGTCCAATGTAGGTAAATCCTCTATCATCCGCAAATTAACAGGTGGAAAGGTAAAAGTAGGCAAAAGGCCTGGAGTTACTCTGAAACCTACACATGTAAGACTTGATGATCTGCTGGTTACAGATATGCCTGGTTTTGGCTTCATGAGTGGTGTCAAGGAACGCAAGCAGGATATCGTCAAAGATAGGATAGTGCATTACATAGAAGACAATGCTGACAGGATAGACATTGCAGTTTTAGTTGTCGATGGCTCTGCTTTTTTGGATATAGTGGCCAGATGGGAAGAAAGAAATGAAATACCCGTGGATATAGAGCTGTTCAAGTTCCTCAATGAAGTTGGAATATCGACTATTTTGGCCATCAATAAAATGGATAAGATCGAAGAAGACATGGTCAACCATGTGCTTGATGGCATTGTGGAAAAGCTTGGATTACCTTCACCATGGGATATGTGGCAGGAAGCAGTGGTTCCGGTAAGCGCAAAGCAGGATGATCTCAAAAAACTATCTTTATGTATACGGCAGCGTATGCATGTTGCAAAAAGAGATGACTTGTTTAGACATATACACTGA